The following coding sequences lie in one Trichoderma breve strain T069 chromosome 1, whole genome shotgun sequence genomic window:
- a CDS encoding tRNA synthetase class II core domain (G, h, p, S and t) domain-containing protein: MSSEQVDAPKAAEGAPAQSLPSRPAKQPKEKKAGGGKASLELPVLPEFIQHRIAIFDKIKAKRDAEVAAKPREEITISMPNGKEEKGTAWETTPGAIARGISKSLFERTVISMVDGELWDLTRPLEKSCKLELIDFEHEEGKKVFWHSSAHVLGEAAEKRFGCYLCNGPPTTDPPGFYYDMANMEGQVVQEEDKKALETLANSIIKEKQPFERLEMTKDELLEMFNYSKYKEYFINQRVPDGTTSTVYRCGPLIDLCRGPHVPTTGNIKAFSVLKNSAAYWLGNSSNESVQRISGVSFPDKKQLEEYKTFLEEAAKRNHRKIGLEQKLFFFDEVSPGSTFFLPHGTRIYNALMELIRGEYKKRAFDEVISPNVYKSDLWKTSGHWGHYAENMFTFEVEKETYGLKPMNCPGHCRIFAHSDVTYKDLPWRMADFGVLHRNEFSGALTGLTRVRRFQQDDAHIFCTVDQIRDEIVGAFDFLYAVYGLFGFSFKLKLSTRPEKYIGDIAVWDMAESKLKEALDNFTEKIDSKWEENPGDGAFYGPKIDITVYDALRREHQCGTIQLDFNLPQRFKLRYVAAKDESSANQDSNDPELPVGYARPVMIHRAVLGSFERMFGILTEHFAGKWPFWLSPRQVLVVPVMPAVNDYAKELQQTFQEKGIYIDVDLSSDTFQKKIRTGQLKQYNFIFVVGAEEASSRTVNIRNRDDQSTQNKGALIPVDEALEKLLALKGERRLVNKI; this comes from the exons ATGTCTTCCGAGCAAGTTGACGCCCCCAAGGCGGCCGAGGGCGCTCCCGCCCAGAGCCTGCCTTCACGGCCCGCGAAGCagcccaaggagaagaaggccggtGGTGGAAAGGCTTCACTCGAG CTTCCGGTTCTCCCAGAATTCATTCAACACCGTATCGCCATTttcgacaagatcaaggccaagcgcGACGCCGAGGTTGCTG CCAAGCCTCGCGAGGAAATCACCATTTCCATGCCCAAtggcaaggaggagaagggtACTGCTTGGGAGACCACTCCTGGAGCCATTGCCAGAGGCATTTCCAAGTCCCTGTTCGAGCGCACCGTCATCTCCATGGTTGATGGCGAGCTGTGGGATCTTACACGACCCCTTGAGAAGAGCTGCAAGCTCGAGTTGATTGACTTTGAGCACGAGGAGG GCAAGAAGGTCTTCTGGCACTCTTCAGCCCACGTTCTcggtgaggctgctgagaagcGATTCGGCTGCTACCTTTGCAACGGTCCCCCTACCACCGACCCTCCCGGATTCTACTACGATATGGCCAACATGGAGGG TCAAGTCGTTCAGGAGGAAGACAAGAAGGCCCTGGAGACGCTGGccaactccatcatcaaggagaagcagccatTTGAGCGTCTGGAAATGACCAAGGACGAGCTCCTTGAGATGTTCAACTACAGCAAATACAAGGAGTACTTTATCAACCAGCGTGTTCCCGACGGTACCACAAGCACAGTCTACCGATGCGGTCCTCTCATCGATCTTTGCAGAGGTCCTCACGTCCCCACCACTGGAAACATCAAGGCGTTTTCAGTTCTCAAG AACTCTGCCGCATACTGGCTCGGCAACAGCTCCAACGAGTCCGTCCAGCGAATTTCCGGTGTCTCATTCCCCGATaagaagcagctcgaggagTACAAGACATTCCTTGAGGAAGCAGCCAAGCGCAACCACCGAAAGATTGGTCTGGAGcagaagctcttcttcttcgacGAGGTTTCACCTGGTTCCACATTCTTCTTGCCCCACGGCACAAGAATCTACAATGCCTTGATGGAACTTATCCGCGGCGAGTACAAGAAGAGGGCATTCGACGAAGTCATTAGCCCCAATGTTTACAAGTCTGACCTGTGGAAGACATCCGGTCACTGGGGACACTACGCCGAGAACATGTTTACCTTTGAGGTTGAGAAGGAGACGTACGGCCTGAAGCCCATGAACTGTCCTGGCCACTGCAGAATCTTTGCCCACTCAGACGTCACTTACAAGGATCTACCATGGAGGATGGCTGATTTTGGTGTTCTTCACCGAAATGAGTTCTCTGGTGCCCTCACCGGACTTACCCGTGTGCGCCGCTTCCAGCAGGATGATGCTCACATCTTCTGCACAGTCGACCAGATTCGGGACGAGATTGTGGGGGCCTTTGACTTCCTGTACGCTGTCTACGGCCTGTTTGGCTTCTCCTTCAAGCTGAAGTTGTCGACTCGACCAGAGAAGTATATCGGCGACATTGCCGTCTGGGACATGGCTGAgagcaagctcaaggaggcttTGGACAACTTTACAGAGAAGATTGACTCCAAGTGGGAGGAGAATCCTGGTGACGGTGCTTTCTACGGCCCCAAGATTGACATTACCGTGTACGATGCTCTGCGACGAGAGCACCAGTGTGGTACAATCCAGCTCGACTTTAACCTGCCTCAGCGATTCAAGCTGCGTTACGTTGCCGCCAAGGACGAGAGCAGTGCCAACCAGGACAGCAACGACCCCGAGCTGCCCGTTGGCTACGCCCGACCTGTCATGATCCACAGAGCTGTGCTGGGCAGCTTCGAGCGAATGTTTGGTATTCTTACAGAGCACTTTGCCGGCAAGTGGCCTTTCTGGCTGAGCCCTCGCCAGGTCCTGGTCGTTCCTGTGATGCCTGCTGTAAACGACTACGCCAAGGAGCTTCAGCAGACGTTCCAGGAGAAGGGTATCTACATTGACGTTGACCTGAGCAGCGACAccttccagaagaagatccgCACGGGCCAGCTGAAGCAATAcaacttcatctttg tCGTCGGAGCCGAAGAGGCCTCCTCACGCACCGTCAACATCCGAAACAGAGACGACCAGAGCACACAGAACAAGGGAGCGCTGATTCCTGTGGATGAGGCACtagagaagctgctggctctgaaaggagagagaagacttGTCAACAAAATCTAA
- a CDS encoding sacI homology domain-containing protein: MDNPPGSWSAQAPAPEKSSELFIRDYPHRSIAIVSSSHALILRYSSSASEAFGSGSPVSLPSSKPRGGENAAAKCMVEFSPISKKLLKDYRPLTSRPVYGTLGLIAINGEVFLSVITHAVRAATVRPGETVERIASVDFYCLSSADYDDVVPLDQGLSRREVAVEHPCHDLRRLLSNGSFYYSTDFDLTNRVQDRPINSNSFEIDNFDDTYLWNSFMISPLVQFRSRLMPQEREALDSSRILTSAIRGFCKTMTIPQSSSPLKASRSGMPSFLTLISRLSCRRAGTRFNARGMDDNGNVANFVETETTFWSPTGVLFSYAQVRGSVPVFWEQAADLIPGRQKITITRPLDATQPTFNKHFEDLEQSYGAVHVVNLLSETKPGEVELATMYRECIRRSPLSRPGQHQSEDHALLRETHYDFHAETKGPAGYEAARGIRRYIENSADGFAYYLAESHNDSGERSGERMVVVLQQEGVFRTNCLDCLDRTNLIQTLISQMAVEAFLGHRGEFAASDFWMRHSSLWADNDLRKSAQRIYHNNFIDPSRQITIDMLLGLLVGQAPVHLFDPISDYVSLELARRSEEFTSFKNISIWVGTFNLNGRTEGIDHDLSPWLFPPSLGSSQPEIFVVAFQEIVELSPQQIMNSDPTRKSLWESAVKRALNQRQASLGGHKYVLLRSGQLVGAALCIFVKSSSLDHIKNVEGSVKKTGLSGMAGNKGAVAIRFDYANTHICFVTAHLAAGFSNYDERNRDYATIHGGLRFQRNRGIEDHDAIIWLGDFNYRIGLSSEVVRGLVKKRDLQTMYENDQLNLQMVAGLAFQFYSEARISFMPTYRFDIGTEVYDTSEKARIPAWTDRVLRKGAILRQTAYDSAPLLFSDHRPVYATFDCRVSLINEAQRNAISHELYDRRKIEVGDSAAHGDGEDTEDEDLIGYDAIEPGLPPASSDRQKWWLDNRQPARAQIPIPSGRDGQQMALNPNRPSNPFGQGEELDWISVSRSSPGASLSSISSSPKLPPQYDPATLPAQVGRMKIGDGDSTRSAHGDRSGVAPPPPPPRRSATTLDMGSNTGLGIKSASSTSLGPRPASSASQTSQLSQQLKAGKSAPPVAKKPAHLLSTSPASTSSLASGGGRNQPAHGGDDFHPPLPARASTMVAKPDDVQWQTRPAISTTGKKPIAPPKPPLNVGMNTTTSTNTRVAARGPPTLPQRSRQANQGPVDLLDSLNEGGEEEMGGWETLQPSAAA, translated from the exons atggaTAATCCGCCGGGCTCGTGGAGCGCGCAAGCTCCTGCGCCTGAGAAGTCGAGCGAGCTGTTCATCCGCGACTATCCGCACCGGTCCATCGCCATTGTGTCGTCGTCTCATGCCCTGATCCTGCGCTACAGCTCGTCGGCGAGCGAGGCGTTTGGCAGCGGCTCTCCTGTTTCGCTGCCGTCCAGCAAGCCGCGCGGAGGCGAGAATGCGGCTGCCAAATGCATGGTGGAATTTTCTCCTATATCCAAGAAGCTATTGAAAGACTACCGTCCGCTGACGTCGCGGCCTGTGTACGGCACCTTGGGCCTGATTGCAATCAATGGAGAAGTGTTTCTCTCCGTCATCACTCATGCCGTCAGGGCCGCAACGGTCCGGCCCGGCGAGACCGTGGAGCGGATTGCGAGTGTGGATTTTTACTGCTTAAGCAGCGCTGACTACGACGATGTTGTGCCTCTGGA CCAAGGGCTGAGTCGGAGAGAGGTGGCCGTTGAGCATCCGTGTCATGACTTGCGCAGGCTGCTCAGCAACGGGTCTTTTTACTACAGCACGGATTTTGACCTCACCAACAGAGTACAAGACCG GCCGATCAACTCAAACTCCTTTGAGATAGACAACTTTGACGACACCTACCTGTGGAACTCCTTCATGATCAGCCCATTGGTTCAATTTCGCTCTCGGTTGATGCCCCAGGAACGTGAGGCGCTGGATTCATCACGCATCCTCACGTCTGCCATCCGCGGCTTTTGTAAGACTATGACCATCCCACAGAGCTCGTCTCCCTTGAAGGCGTCTAGGAGTGGCATGCCGTCCTTTTTGACACTGATTTCACGACTGTCGTGCCGGCGGGCAGGCACTCGATTTAACGCAAGAGGCATGgatgacaatggcaatgttGCAAACTTTGTCGAAACAGAGACAACTTTCTGGTCTCCTACGGGTGTTTTATTCTCTTACGCTCAGGTTCGAGGGTCGGTGCCAGTCTTTTGGGAACAAGCGGCGGATCTGATACCTGGCCGACAAAAAATCACCATTACTCGACCACTAGATGCGACGCAGCCCACATTCAACAAACATTTCGAGGATCTCGAGCAATCTTATGGTGCCGTTCATGTGGTTAACCTCCTGAGCGAAACTAAGCCGGGCGAAGTCGAACTTGCGACCATGTATCGGGAGTGCATCAGACGCTCCCCCTTGAGTCGGCCTGGCCAACACCAGTCCGAGGATCACGCATTGCTACGTGAGACACATTACGACTTTCACGCGGAGACCAAAGGGCCGGCAGGATACGAGGCTGCGCGCGGGATCCGCCGATACATTGAGAATTCTGCCGATGGCTTCGCCTACTACTTGGCTGAGAGCCATAACGATTCCGGCGAGAGGAGTGGTGAGCgcatggtggtggtgcttcAACAAGAGGGTGTCTTTCGCACCAATTGCTTGGATTGTCTGGATCGAACAAATCTGATCCAGACTCTGATATCCCAAATGGCCGTCGAGGCATTCTTGGGCCATCGAGGAGAATTTGCGGCTTCCGATTTCTGGATGAGACACTCCAGCCTTTGGGCTGACAACG ACTTGCGAAAGTCTGCTCAGCGTATCTATCACAACAACTTTATAGATCCGTCGAGACAAATTACCATTGACATGCTGCTTGGTCTCTTGGTCGGACAAGCCCCCGTTCATTTGTTTGACCCCATCAGCGACTACGTTTCGTTGGAGTTGGCGAGGAGAAGCGAAGAGTTTACGTCGTTCAAGAATATCAGCATCTGGGTTGGTACGTTCAACCTGAACGGACGTACGGAAGGCATCGACCACGACTTATCACCATGGCTATTCCCGCCTTCACTTGGGTCATCACAGCCAGAGATATTTGTTGTTGCGTTTCAGGAGATAGTTGAGCTGAGCCCACAACAGATTATGAACAGCGACCCAACCAGAAAAAGCCTTTGGGAATCAGCCGTCAAACGAGCTCTGAACCAGCGACAAGCCAGTCTAGGAGGACATAAATATGTCCTGTTGCGGAGTGGACAACTCGTGGGAGCGGCGTTGTGCATCTTTGTAAAATCATCCTCTCTTGATCATATTAAGAATGTCGAGGGAAGTGTCAAGAAAACAGGCTTGTCCGGGATGGCCGGAAATAAGGGAGCTGTTGCTATTCGATTTGACTATGCAAACACCCATATATGCTTTGTGACGGCGCATTTGGCGGCAGGGTTTTCCAATTACGATGAACGAAATCGAGATTATGCAACGATTCACGGCGGCCTAAGATTTCAGAGGAATCGAGGTATCGAGGATCATG ATGCCATAATTTGGCTTGGAGATTTCAATTATCGCATCGGGCTCAGTTCAGAGGTTGTCCGCGGCTTGGTGAAGAAACGAGACCTGCAAACCATGTACGAGAATGACCAGCTGAATTTACAAATGGTGGCTGGACTCGCGTTCCAATTCTATTCGGAAGCTCGTATTAGCTTCATGCCTACTTATAGATTCGACATTGGAACCGAGGTCTACGATACTTC TGAGAAGGCAAGAATACCAGCCTGGACAGACAGAGTATTAAGAAAGGGAGCCATTCTCCGCCAAACGGCGTACGATTCAGCACCACTGTTGTTCTCAGACCACAGGCCCGTTTACGCTACATTTGATTGCCGAGTTAGTCTCATTAACGAGGCTCAACGAAACGCCATCAGCCATGAGTTGTATGATCGGCGTAAGATTGAAGTTGGGGACTCGGCGGCAcacggagatggagaagatacggaagatgaagaccTCATTGGATACGACGCCATCGAGCCAGGTCTCCCACCGGCAAGCTCAGACCGTCAAAAGTGGTGGCTCGACAATCGACAGCCGGCTCGAGCACAGATACCTATACCTAGCGGGCGAGACGGTCAGCAGATGGCCCTGAATCCAAACCGCCCATCAAATCCTTTCGGTCAGGGCGAAGAGTTAGACTGGATATCAGTTTCGCGGTCGTCACCAGGGGCGTCCCTTTCTAGCATATCCAGCTCGCC GAAGCTGCCTCCCCAATATGACCCGGCCACTCTCCCTGCCCAAGTGGGACGAATGAAGATTGGAGACGGTGACAGCACGCGGAGTGCTCACGGAGACAGGTCTGGGgtggctcctcctcctccaccacctcgccGTTCAGCGACAACTTTGGACATGGGTTCGAATACAGGGCTGGGCATCAAGTCAGCGAGTTCGACCTCCCTGGGG CCTCGACCGGCCTCCTCAGCTTCTCAGACATCGCAGCTGTCTCAGCAGCTGAAAGCTGGGAAGTCTGCGCCGCCTGTGGCGAAGAAGCCAGCACACCTGCTGTCCACATCCCCAGCTTCAACATCGTCGCTGGCATCAGGGGGCGGACGCAACCAGCCTGCacatggcggcgatgatTTCCACCCGCCGCTGCCTGCTCGCGCTTCAACGATGGTTGCAAAACCAGACGATGTGCAGTGGCAGACGCGACCAGCAATCTCAACTACTGGGAAAAAGCCCATTGCGCCGCCCAAACCTCCGTTGAACGTGGGCATGAACACAACTACAAGCACAAATACAAGGGTGGCGGCTAGAGGACCTCCCACCTTGCCACAGCGATCAAGACAGGCAAACCAAGGCCCCGTGGACCTACTAGATTCATTGAAcgaaggaggagaggaagagatgggagGCTGGGAGACATTGCAGCCAAGTGCAGCGGCATAG
- a CDS encoding NADH:flavin oxidoreductase / NADH oxidase family domain-containing protein → MGSISVNTENTAAPGVPFYTPAQNPPAGTPLNKDSVPTLFQPIKIRSLELHNRVVVAPMCQYSADDGHLTDYHLVHLGQLALHGTGLIIVEATAVEPRGRISPQDSGLWQDSQIAPLKRVVDFVHSQGSKIGIQIAHAGRKASTLAPWIGGTANKTLAEEDVGGWPNDVVGPSAIPFDETNALPKELTKAEIKGLVQKFAETAQRAVKAGVDMIEVHGAHGYLICSFLSPLSNQRTDEYGGSFENRSRFAREVVEAVRAVIPADMPLSLRLSATEWMEWAGQPSWTVEETIKLAKVIPSWGVDILDVSSGANNYQQRFPDNRLFQIDIAREIRKALRADGIDLIVGAVGNITDAQTAYDVVQEGPEAAGELALVARQFLREPEWVLRVAHELKVPVKWANQYSRAGPRTDFSKKF, encoded by the exons ATGggcagcatcagcgtcaaCACCGAGAACACGGCCGCTCCCGGCGTGCCCTTTTACACCCCAGCTCAGAACCCACCGGCTGGAACCCCTCTGAACAAGGACTCAGTGCCGACTCTGTTCCAGCCTATCAAGATTCGCTCCCTCGAGCTGCACAACCGTGTTGTGGTGGCCCCCATGTGCCAGTACAGCGCCGACGATGGCCACTTGACTGACTACCACCTGGTGCACCTAGGCCAGCTGGCGCTTCACGGCACCggcctcatcatcgtcgaggcCACGGCCGTTGAGCCCCGCGGCCGCATCTCGCCTCAGGACTCCGGTCTGTGGCAGGACTCTCAGATTGCACCTCTGAAGCGAGTTGTCGATTTCGTCCACAGCCAGGGCTCCAAGATCGGCATCCAGATTGCCCACGCCGGCCGCAAGGCGAGCACCTTGGCGCCTTGGATTGGTGGCACTGCTAACAAGACTTtggccgaggaggatgttggcGGATGGCCCAATGATGTCGTCGGCCCCAGCGCCATCCCGTTCGACGAGACCAACGCCCTTCCCAAGGAATTGACCAAGGCTGAGATTAAGGGCCTTGTGCAGAAGTTTGCCGAGACTGCCCAGCGTGCTGTCAAGGCCGGAGTCGATATGATTGAGGTCCACGGCGCCCACGGCTACCTCATCTGCAGCTTCCTGTCGCCCCTGAGCAAC CAACGTACCGATGAGTACGGCGGTAGCTTTGAGAACCGCTCCCGCTTCGCCCGTGAAGTCGTCGAGGCTGTCCGCGCCGTGATCCCCGCCGATATGCCGCTCTCGCTGCGTCTTTCTGCCACCGAGTGGATGGAATGGGCCGGTCAGCCTTCGTGGACCGTTGAGGAGACCATCAAGCTCGCCAAGGTGATCCCATCATGGGGCGTTGACATCCTTGACGTCAGCTCCGGCGCCAACAACTACCAGCAGAGGTTCCCCGACAACCGTCTTTTCCAGATCGACATTGCGCGCGAGATTCGCAAGGCCCTTCGCGCAGATGGCATCGACCTGATTGTCGGCGCCGTCGGCAACATCACTGATGCCCAGACGGCCTACGATGTCGTCCAGGAGGGCCCTGAGGCTGCGGGCGAGCTGGCTTTGGTCGCACGACAGTTCCTGCGAGAGCCTGAGTGGGTACTGAGAGTAGCTCACGAGCTCAAGGTGCCCGTCAAGTGGGCGAACCAGTATTCCAGAGCTGGACCTCGAACAGACTTTAGCAAGAAGTTTTAA
- a CDS encoding thioredoxin domain-containing protein gives MQQKRLTAALLAALATVVSADSDVTSLTKDTFNDFINSNDLVLAEFFAPWCGHCKALAPEYEEAATTLKEKNIKLAKVDCVDEADLCKDHGVEGYPTLKVFRGLDIVSPYTGPRKADGITSYMVKQSLPAVSVLTKDTLEEFKTADKVVLVAYIASDDKASNETFTAVANELRDTYLFGGVNDAAVAKAEGVEFPSVVLYKSFDEGKNVFSEKFDAEAIRSFAKVAATPLVGEVGPETYAGYMSAGIPLAYIFAETPEERDELSKTLKPIAEKYKGKINFATIDAKNFGSHAANINLKTDKFPAFAIHDIEKNLKFPFDQEKEINEKDIAKFVDNFSSGKIEPSIKSEPIPETQEGPVTVVVAHTYKDIVLDDSKDVLIEFYAPWCGHCKALAPKYDELASLYANSEFKDKVVVAKVDATNNDVPDEIQGFPTIKLYPAGDKANPVTYSGARTVEDFIEFIKENGKYKASVEVPVEATEAAPEASEEAKGDDHDEL, from the exons ATGCAACAGAAGCGCCTCACTGCTGCCCTGTTGGCCGCCCTGGCCACGGTGGTCTCTGCCGACTCCGATGTCACCTCCCTGACCAAGGACACCTTCAACGACTTCATCAACTCCAATGATCTCGTCCTGGCTGAGT TCTTCGCTCCCTGGTGTGGCCACTGCAAGGCTCTCGCCCCCGAGTACGAGGAGGCTGCCACCActctcaaggagaagaacatcaagcTTGCCAAGGTCGACTGCGTTGACGAGGCTGATCTCTGCAAGGACCACGGCGTTGAGGGCTACCCCACCCTCAAGGTCTTCCGTGGCCTTGACATCGTCTCTCCCTACACTGGTCCCCGCAAGGCTGACGG TATCACCTCCTACATGGTGAAGCAGTCCCTGCCTGCCGTTTCCGTCCTGACCAAGGACACTCTCGAGGAGTTCAAGACTGCCGACAAGGTTGTCCTGGTCGCCTACATCGCCTCCGATGACAAGGCCTCCAACGAGACCTTCACTGCTGTCGCCAACGAGCTGCGTGACACCTACCTCTTCGGTGGTGTCAACGatgctgccgttgccaaggctgagggcGTCGAGTTCCCCTCCGTCGTCCTTTACAAGTCCTTTGACGAGGGCAAGAACGTCTTCAGCGAGAAGTTCGATGCTGAGGCCATCCGATCCTTCGCCAAGGTCGCTGCCACTCCCCTTGTTGGCGAGGTCGGCCCTGAGACCTATGCCGGATACATGTCTGCCGGTATCCCTCTGGCTTACATCTTCGCCGAGACCCCTGAGGAGCGTGACGAGCTCAGCAAGACCCTGAAGCCCATTGCCGAGAAGTACAAGGGCAAGATCAACTTCGCCACCATTGACGCCAAGAACTTTGGTTCTCAcgccgccaacatcaacctcaagaCCGACAAGTTCCCCGCCTTTGCCATCCACGACATTGAGAAGAACCTCAAGTTCCCCTTTGaccaggagaaggagatcAACGAGAAGGACATTGCCAAGTTTGTTGACAACTTCTCCTCTGGCAAGATCGAGCCCAGCATCAAGTCTGAGCCCATCCCCGAGACCCAGGAGGGCCCCGTCACCGTTGTCGTTGCCCACACCTACAAGGACATCGTCCTTGACGACTCCAAGGATGTCCTGATTGAGTTCTACGCTCCCTGGTGCGGTCACTGCAAGGCTCTTGCCCCCAAGTACGATGAGCTCGCCAGCCTGTACGCCAACAGCGAGTTCAAGGACAAGGTTGTCGTCGCCAAGGTTGACGCCACCAACAACGATGTCCCTGATGAGATCCAGGGCTTCCCCACCATCAAGCTCTACCCCGCCGGTGACAAGGCCAACCCTGTCACCTACAGCGGTGCCCGCACCGTTGAGGACTTCATCGAGTTCATCAAGGAGAACGGCAAGTACAAGGCCTCTGTTGAGGTCCCCGTCGAGGCCACTGAGGCTGCCCCCGAGGCTTCTGAGGAGGCCAAGGGTGATGACCACGACGAGCTGTAA
- a CDS encoding HIT zinc finger domain-containing protein, which produces MNNFGVIELASAKTTSAPGWAYVPDTGALPGANALQPANRKRARNAPAGVTAGDLTARQEAKIRKEIEALERDGGKDNSIPIPAKSSKATGKYTPNVRKILQSQKTFSNHLDDFLALQAQAEGGPTAASNNRPTNTNTKRPAGKRDATATPTATTKLSSGIQEEDVMMTDANLPPILVGSYRPPPTAHPGDNDPLLVSRMPEVPSDEELRKLLAHPPLTYYEARGKWEDNYPTRVFCEVCGYWGRVRCMKCGTRVCALDCMETHREECVTRYGL; this is translated from the exons ATGAACAACTTTGGCGTCATCGAGCTCGCCAGCGCCAAAACGACTTCGGCTCCCGGATGGGCCTACGTTCCTGATACCGGCGCCCTGCCTGGAGCCAACGCCTTGCAACCGGCAAACCGGAAACGAGCTCGCAATGCGCCCGCGGGCGTGACGGCCGGCGACTTGACGGCGCGGCAGGAGGCCAAGATCCGGAAGGAAATCGAAGCgctggagagagatgggGGCAAGGACAATTCGATTCCGATACCTGCAAAGAGCAGCAAAG CTACTGGAAAGTACACGCCAAATGTTCGAAAGATATTACAGTCGCAAAAGACGTTTTCAAATCATCTGGACGATTTCCTGGCTCTGCAGGCACAGGCTGAGGGCGGTCCAACAGCGGCAAGCAATAATCGGCctaccaacaccaacaccaaacGCCCGGCCGGCAAACGAGACGCTACTGCTACACCTACTGCGACTACCAAGCTATCGTCGGGCATACAAGAAGAggatgtgatgatgacggatGCAAACCTGCCCCCGATTTTGGTAGGATCATATCGACCACCACCAACGGCCCATCCTGGTGACAACGATCCGCTCCTGGTATCCCGTATGCCCGAGGTGCCATCGGATGAAGAACTAAGGAAGCTGCTGGCTCACCCACCGCTCACATACTACGAGGCCAGAGGCAAATGGGAGGACAACTACCCCACACGTGTATTCTGCGAGGTTTGCGGATATTGGGGACGGGTGCGGTGCATGAAGTGCGGCACGAGAGTCTGCGCGTTGGATTGTATGGAGACGCATAGAGAGGAATGCGTGACCCGATATGGGTTATGA
- a CDS encoding peroxidase domain-containing protein has product MASSARQFARVATRTTTRSFAAVPRQAFRQQGRRFYSSEPEKKSSSSLLYLGAAAAAGGLGIWFFTSGASASSKTFVPTQADYQKVYNDIAERLDADYDDGSYGPVLVRLAWHCSGTYDKETKTGGSNGATMRFAPESGHGANAGLIAARDFLEPIKAKYPWISYSDLWILGGVCAIQEMHGPIVPYRPGRRDGEAAACTPDGRLPDASQGAKHLRDIFYRMGFNDQEIVALSGGHAIGRCHSNRSGYEGPWTFSPTMLTNDFYKLLLEEKWQYKKWDGPKQLEDKTTKTLMMLPTDHVLTTDKAFRPWVEKYAADNDLFFKDFSAVVLRLFELGVPFAEGSENSRWTFKPTHA; this is encoded by the exons ATGGCCTCTTCCGCCCGTCAGTTTGCCCGCGTGGCAACCCGCACAACCACCCGCTCCTTCGCTGCCGTCCCTCGACAGGCTTTCCGCCAGCAGGGTCGCCGCTTCTACTCTTCTGAGCCCGAGAAGaagtcatcctcctctctcctGTACCTcggtgccgccgccgccgctggtgGTCTCGGTATCTGGTTCTTCACCTCTggtgcctctgcctcttccaagACTTTTGTCCCCACCCAGGCCGATTACCAGAAGGTCTATAACGACATCGCCGAGCGTCTCGACGCCgattatgatgatggcagctACGGCCCCGTCCTTGTCCGTCTTGCATGGCACTGCAGCGGTACCTACGACAAGGAGACCAAGACTGGTGGCAGCAACGGTGCTACCATGCGATTCGCTCCCGAGAGCGGCCACGGTGCCAACGCCGGTCTGATTGCTGCTCGTGACTTCCTCGAGCCTATCAAGG CCAAGTACCCCTGGATCTCCTACTCTGATCTCTGGATCCTCGGCGGTGTCTGCGCCATCCAGGAGATGCACGGCCCCATTGTCCCTTACCGACCTGGCCGCCGTGATggtgaggctgctgcttgcacCCCCGATGGCCGTCTCCCCGACGCCAGCCAGGGCGCCAAGCACCTGCGTGACATCTTCTACCGCATGGGCTTCAACGATCAGGAGATTGTCGCCCTCAGTGGTGGCCACGCCATTGGCCGATGCCACTCCAACCGATCTGGCTATGAGGGTCCTTGGACCTTTTCTCCCACCATGCTGACCAACGACTTCTACAAGCTCCTGTTGGAGGAGAAGTGGCAGTACAAGAAGTGGGACGGCcccaagcagctcgaggacAAGACCACCAAGACCCTGATGATGCTCCCCACCGACCACGTCTTGACCACCGACAAGGCCTTCAGGCCTTGGGTTGAGAAGTACGCTGCCGACAACGACCTGTTCTTCAAGGACTTCTCCGCCGTTGTTCTCCGCCTGTTCGAGCTCGGTGTTCCCTTTGCTGAGGGCAGCGAGAACAGCCGCTGGACCTTCAAGCCCACCCACGCTTAA